In Cololabis saira isolate AMF1-May2022 chromosome 4, fColSai1.1, whole genome shotgun sequence, one DNA window encodes the following:
- the zgc:153184 gene encoding capZ-interacting protein isoform X3 codes for MGQKGCRFSLFLFSPVQANLSLSPTALLPSSPKSPEVKLQPAPLSPTTPCSPLSPTFRPSRQSSEEEDPISFESPPEGTPLPSFNKTRARLSFKRRPPTRQHRRSAGEEVAAASGDLSPSELDVPKENGDKDQVFNNLTEEAECGNLATLKEAENTDEDFEKMEVEEMQKDPDDRGDLDQEAGGVKCAGDLEEDQQPLESPGQTDVKIEKGQDKTPVEAHHGDKDGI; via the exons ATGGGGCAAAAGGGCTGCCGCTTTTCGCTCTTCCTTTTCTCCCCAGTGCAG GCCAACCTTTCCCTGTCCCCCACGGCTCTGCTGCCATCATCACCAAAGAGCCCGGAGGTGAAGCTGCAGCCGGCACCGTTGTCTCCCACCACCCCCTGCAGCCCCTTGAGCCCCACCTTCCGGCCGTCGCGTCAGTCCAGCGAAGAGGAGGATCCCATCAGCTTCGAGAGTCCCCCCGAGGGCACCCCGCTGCCGAGCTTTAACAAG ACTCGTGCACGATTGTCATTCAAGCGGCGTCCGCCCACCAGACAGCACAGGAGGTCAGCTGGAGAGGAAGTGGCAGCTGCTAGCGGCGATCTGTCCCCCAGTGAACTAGACGTCCCAAAGGAAAATGGGGACAAGGACCAGGTCTTCAATAACCTAACAGAGGAAGCTGAATGTGGGAACCTGGCCACTCTGAAAGAAGCTGAAAACACGGAtgaagactttgaaaaaatggagGTTGAGGAAATGCAAAAGGATCCAGATGACAGGGGGGATCTGGATCAGGAAGCAGGAGGAGTCAAGTGTGCAGGGGATTTGGAGGAGGACCAGCAGCCCTTAGAGAGTCCTGGGCAGACAGACGTTAAGATTGAAAAGGGGCAGGACAAGACGCCCGTGGAGGCACACCATGGTGATAAAGATGGGATATGA
- the zgc:153184 gene encoding capZ-interacting protein isoform X2, with product MEDSPSKPSVAELAGRLKGHILPMPNSNDENSVSPSPLKLKMKNSAIIEKLQANLSLSPTALLPSSPKSPEVKLQPAPLSPTTPCSPLSPTFRPSRQSSEEEDPISFESPPEGTPLPSFNKTRARLSFKRRPPTRQHRRSAGEEVAAASGDLSPSELDVPKENGDKDQVFNNLTEEAECGNLATLKEAENTDEDFEKMEVEEMQKDPDDRGDLDQEAGGVKCAGDLEEDQQPLESPGQTDVKIEKGQDKTPVEAHHGDKDGI from the exons GATTCTCCATCCAAGCCATCCGTGGCTGAGCTGGCTGGAAGGTTGAAGGGTCATATTCTGCCAATGCCCAACTCAAATGATGAG AACTCGGTGTCCCCCAGTCCCTTGAAACTGAAGATGAAGAACTCAGCCATCATTGAGAAACTGCAG GCCAACCTTTCCCTGTCCCCCACGGCTCTGCTGCCATCATCACCAAAGAGCCCGGAGGTGAAGCTGCAGCCGGCACCGTTGTCTCCCACCACCCCCTGCAGCCCCTTGAGCCCCACCTTCCGGCCGTCGCGTCAGTCCAGCGAAGAGGAGGATCCCATCAGCTTCGAGAGTCCCCCCGAGGGCACCCCGCTGCCGAGCTTTAACAAG ACTCGTGCACGATTGTCATTCAAGCGGCGTCCGCCCACCAGACAGCACAGGAGGTCAGCTGGAGAGGAAGTGGCAGCTGCTAGCGGCGATCTGTCCCCCAGTGAACTAGACGTCCCAAAGGAAAATGGGGACAAGGACCAGGTCTTCAATAACCTAACAGAGGAAGCTGAATGTGGGAACCTGGCCACTCTGAAAGAAGCTGAAAACACGGAtgaagactttgaaaaaatggagGTTGAGGAAATGCAAAAGGATCCAGATGACAGGGGGGATCTGGATCAGGAAGCAGGAGGAGTCAAGTGTGCAGGGGATTTGGAGGAGGACCAGCAGCCCTTAGAGAGTCCTGGGCAGACAGACGTTAAGATTGAAAAGGGGCAGGACAAGACGCCCGTGGAGGCACACCATGGTGATAAAGATGGGATATGA
- the LOC133441947 gene encoding TPA-induced transmembrane protein homolog — protein MDLELDVIGVRDGAAHSFDQSDRDEEAGGKVKQLIHMDASQTQGGDFVALQVTASNADELDYIDATARRNSPVLQAAAACADGVDHMDPYVAESQGLMQMANGNGERMAMGTEGQQNGGNGYHSQENIRPIYGIAELNKKVYRGVRLWMIILLILVIIAVVIVGTLAVCSAIHVDEDEQFDRSLFKIPHYFNGSFDIPSNPSYNESQVSADLQQKLADLYRSSHALGRYFSEAEIYALRNNSVAYKLTFVLPDEEKEELRNLTVSREMVYNVFRQFLYDQDPVEPGGMHIDKASLKMDVHKQTEGKA, from the exons ATGGACCTGGAGCTGGACGTGATAGGGGTTCGGGACGGAGCAGCGCATTCGTTTGACCAATCTGACAGGGATGAG GAGGCAGGAGGTAAAGTTAAACAGTTGATCCACATGGACGCCAGTCAAACACAGGGAGGAGACTTTGTGGCTTTGCAG GTGACAGCAAGTAACGCAGATGAGCTGGACTACATAGATGCAACAGCAAGACGAAACAGTCCTGTTTTGCAG GCAGCAGCAGCTTGTGCAGATGGGGTGGACCACATGGATCCTTACGTGGCAGAAAGCCAGGGGCTTATGCAG ATGGCTAATGGTAATGGGGAGAGGATGGCCATGGGAACAGAGGGTCAACAGAATGGAGGAAACGGATACCACTCTCAAGAG AATATCCGTCCTATCTATGGGATAGCAGAACTGAATAAGAAAGTCTACCGTGGGGTCAGGCTGTGGATGATTATCCTCTTAATCTTGGTCATCATCGCTGTTGTGATCGTCGGCACTTTGGCTGTTTGTTCAG CAATCCATGTGGATGAAGATGAGCAGTTTGACCGTTCGCTGTTTAAAATTCCTCATTATTTCAACGGAAGCTTCGACATTCCTTCCAATCCCTCCTACAATGAAAGTCAAGTGTCTGCAGATCTTCAACAAAAG CTGGCCGACCTTTACAGATCCTCCCATGCTCTGGGCCGCTACTTCTCTGAAGCTGAGATATATGCTTTGAG AAATAATTCTGTTGCGTACAAGCTGACGTTTGTGTTGCCAGATGAGGAAAAGGAGGAGCTGAGAAACTTGACTGTGAGCAGGGAGATGGTCTACAACGTGTTCAGACAGTTCCTTTACGACCAGGATCCGGTCGAGCCAGGTGGAATGCACATCGACAAGGCTTCCTTAAAGATGGACGTGCACAAACAGACAGAAGGAAAAGCATAA
- the zgc:153184 gene encoding capZ-interacting protein isoform X1 has protein sequence MEKDSPSKPSVAELAGRLKGHILPMPNSNDENSVSPSPLKLKMKNSAIIEKLQANLSLSPTALLPSSPKSPEVKLQPAPLSPTTPCSPLSPTFRPSRQSSEEEDPISFESPPEGTPLPSFNKTRARLSFKRRPPTRQHRRSAGEEVAAASGDLSPSELDVPKENGDKDQVFNNLTEEAECGNLATLKEAENTDEDFEKMEVEEMQKDPDDRGDLDQEAGGVKCAGDLEEDQQPLESPGQTDVKIEKGQDKTPVEAHHGDKDGI, from the exons AAGGATTCTCCATCCAAGCCATCCGTGGCTGAGCTGGCTGGAAGGTTGAAGGGTCATATTCTGCCAATGCCCAACTCAAATGATGAG AACTCGGTGTCCCCCAGTCCCTTGAAACTGAAGATGAAGAACTCAGCCATCATTGAGAAACTGCAG GCCAACCTTTCCCTGTCCCCCACGGCTCTGCTGCCATCATCACCAAAGAGCCCGGAGGTGAAGCTGCAGCCGGCACCGTTGTCTCCCACCACCCCCTGCAGCCCCTTGAGCCCCACCTTCCGGCCGTCGCGTCAGTCCAGCGAAGAGGAGGATCCCATCAGCTTCGAGAGTCCCCCCGAGGGCACCCCGCTGCCGAGCTTTAACAAG ACTCGTGCACGATTGTCATTCAAGCGGCGTCCGCCCACCAGACAGCACAGGAGGTCAGCTGGAGAGGAAGTGGCAGCTGCTAGCGGCGATCTGTCCCCCAGTGAACTAGACGTCCCAAAGGAAAATGGGGACAAGGACCAGGTCTTCAATAACCTAACAGAGGAAGCTGAATGTGGGAACCTGGCCACTCTGAAAGAAGCTGAAAACACGGAtgaagactttgaaaaaatggagGTTGAGGAAATGCAAAAGGATCCAGATGACAGGGGGGATCTGGATCAGGAAGCAGGAGGAGTCAAGTGTGCAGGGGATTTGGAGGAGGACCAGCAGCCCTTAGAGAGTCCTGGGCAGACAGACGTTAAGATTGAAAAGGGGCAGGACAAGACGCCCGTGGAGGCACACCATGGTGATAAAGATGGGATATGA